DNA from Elaeis guineensis isolate ETL-2024a chromosome 2, EG11, whole genome shotgun sequence:
CCAAaagaattaaattttagattgcaaCAAGATTCAAGAAGAGCATGTGGTCCAGTTGTATGATTAAAAAATAACAAACCATAAAAGTCAGGTCACATGATCATAAATGCTATGATGTTTTCAATATTCTAGACAGTTTCTAGAATCACAGCAGTAAAATTAGCTTCCTATACAATGGTATGTAAGTACTTGCATCCTTGTGACTCATAAATCAGAAATAACCTATAACCACCAACGAATTCACAATATAGGAATTATGTATTTATTTACAGAGATCAGATGATCCCCACATGAAAGCAAGAAAGGTGATGATAGCTAACTGTCCATAACTGGAAATGTGGCATCTGACTTCTTGTTGTGTATATATACTTATGTGGAGAACAACAGACATATCCAAGGCTCTTCCCTAAGGTTTAGGACAAATCAGGTTCACCACAGAATGCATCAGGCTCAAATGACCTTGCAGAAGCATCGTTGTATACTCCAGCTACAGCTCGTTCCCCAGCATCTTCTGCTGGATTTCTTGGGTTTTCAATGTTGATGAAAAGAAAAACACAGGCCACTAAGGAAACTGCCAGACCTACTAATGTAAGCTTGACTCTGCTTAGCAAAGGCTTCACCTGAAGTGTGAGAAACATATAATATACCAAAATGGATTTGTTAAACAGATTAATAAAAAGTCTTCAAGACATTCCTTAAGATTTGCTGTTTAGAATACAGATAAACATTCTCAGATCACATGCCATGTTAACTAGATGGTTATAGCTCTGGTTCCCTAAGAGCTCATGTAATTGTAAGAAGTGATAGGGATCATTAGGACCTTCACTTATAGGTGAAACTAGATGCACCTGACATGCACTGTTCTGCCATCAATACTTACAAGCAACATATACAGATGTCATGTGTACTACAACAATCTTTGACATACTTAACCAGACATCAACCACACTCAGTTTTGTCAAAAGTCAAAGCAAATGGAAAACCAACCTGCTTCATAATTTGAGCCTACCTTTATCAAGAGAACTAAATAACCGAAGTGTATGTGAAGGATCTGATGTGCACTACATTTGTACTGACAAACATAACCAAGCAAAAATGCTTTCAAACTGGATTTTAATTGTGAATGAACTTACAGAAAATGAACCCAAAAGACGATCACGAGCTAAAACTTCCGGAGTCTTCACCCAAATCTgttgaaaaaataaattaaatcacaTTACTGCTTTATACATGTCTACATTCTATGTGACGTgtttctatgtatgtatatatgtagcaTTCATTGAGCAAGTTCTTTTGCATGACTATGATGCTCTTATTGGGGAAATAGCAGATGAGaaagaaaactattttttttcaagaaaaagaaaaaataaagcacAATTTGTGGGTTTATGTTGAATATATAAAGTTACTTAACTATTAACTAAATCCATTTAATATTAGTGAATCTTCGAAGGAAATAAGCATGTATAATATGGACCGACACCTACCAGTAGGATAGCACATAAGCGGTGCTTGATTGGAGCCCATGAGTGAACTACATATCAGACAATCCATTCTGACACATGCAATTCATGGCCAAGCGACTTAGGCAGTGCCAAATTAAAGCCTAGCGGCAACAGGAACTCCTTCATGATATTGGTTGGCGGCAAAGTAAACTAGCTGGCGAAGTTGAGAAAGAGCAAATGGACAAGAGCACAAGGTAATTTTGAAGTACTAGGTTAAATCCATTTGATTTATAATTCAGATAGCTAGGTCCCCAGATCTTTCAGACACTAAAACAGAAAGGATATGATTCAGGTGCACTTCAATAAACTTGGATCTCTCTCCTAGCACACAAGAAAGATATTTCAAAAACAAGGTCACATCAATTATATGATAGTTGGACCATGAAAGGTCCACCATGCTCCTCTTTAGATAATTTCACCCCTCCacaccaacccccccccccccctctcttttGTATTTATAAGTGAATCGATAACATTAACTTCTCCTACTTAAGAGTCTTGGACAGCACCTCCTTTTATGAACCCAATCCTACTAAAGGGAAATACTGATTTAACAAAATTCACTTCTGAATTACCCATGTTtttattctcaaatttagatAACTTCTAGCTAGATATTCTATGTAGGGCATTGCACCCACTCCAGATATTGTCAttgttcttaaatatgtttcATAGTACCACCTCACACCACTTTGATGAATTATCTTGCATATCAAACAATATTTTATAAAGATTAACATTAAGTAAATTGATAATTTGCAAATTAGTTTTATATCATTTATCAAATTCGTATATCATGTTTTTCTTACATACCACCATAAAGTAAGTAGGTTGGATGCTACCTCAAAGTGTTTTGGACCCCCTCAAGTACTTGACTCATAAGTGCTCATGCATCCAAATTATTTGAGAACATTAGCTTTACCGGCAAAAGCAGCACCTTAACCTACCAATTGACTCCAAGGCTCTCATGATTCCTGAATTTTTGAGCATTAGTTATACCAACACAGCACACTCTCTATTTATATTTCACAACCTAGGATGGGAGAGGCCGGGCCAAAATCAGGTGGGGATAGGATtccaacccagggctccagttcAACAGCAACATCCAGTGACTTTACCAATGAAGCCAGTTGATATGCTGTACCAAACAGCACCTTAACATAACCAGCTCCTGATTCAAGTCAATAAGATTCATAGAAATTGATAGCATCCGATGGCCTAAAGAAACCCCCTCCCCCGGTCCTCCCCCAAATGTCAGAGTTTATTTCTGGTATAATGATGAGATCATCAACACTGTCATTTTTCTTCACATACTCTGACATTCCTACGCTCCTCactaggacaataattttatctTCTCTCTACAAGGCAACCGAGCCAAGCACGTCAACTTTCTCATGTGTTGACTTGAAATTTAAAAATCTTGCACAGTACTATAGTGGAGTTTTCTTAATCAAAGCTGTCTTCCCTAGCAGACTCTGTCCCGATTAAATAAGGTTATATTGTTGCAGTCACAATGCATGATATTATAAGCATTATATctttgaaaaatattctgaaacaTAGTGAGATACAATTGCTGCACAATCCCTGATTCTTAGATTCACCACACACAACATTTTCTTCATTTTCAAGAAATTACCCTAAAATCATAGATATTGTTACTGTGCAACTACTGCTTCATAGGTTCTCTATGAGCAGTTTGTTCTGAGCGAAATCGAACTTCCTGGCTCAAGTTTGAGCTTGAGGAATCCAATATCTTTCAAACAAACTCTAATTCAAATAAATCTTACCTGACCATCGTACCACCCCGTCTCCTCATCTGCAACACATCAAAAACCGAGATTTATTGGAAAAATTAATTGATAAGAAATTGGAAGTAGAAAACTAAAAAAAGGGAACATTTTTACATTCGACTGTGGCACTGAGCAATCGGTTGCCGACATAGGCCCAGCCGAGGTACATCCGGACCACGGCGAGCGTGACGGCGAGAAGGCCAGTGAACACGGAGCCAAGGGCGCAGCGGAGGCCGTCGACCTCGGGGTCGGTGACGGCTCGCGTGCCGAAGGCGGCCACGGGGAGGCCGACGAAAAGGGCGAAGGAGACGCCAGTGAGAGCGAGGCGGGAGCAGTAGTCCTGGAGGTCGGCAGCAGCCCAGGAAAAGGGGAAGGAGGTAGAGAGGGCCTGATACTCGTTCACCGGCTGCTGCTCCAGCGGCACGGGGCACTCCGTCTCCGGCGGGGTCCCGTTTCGGAAGGAAGACGCGGAGCAGGCGGAGATCGGAGAGAAACGAGATTGGGAACTActcctctttctccttctcctagggttagggttagggtttggggatggagAGGGGAATTTAGGGTTAGCGAGGGGGCAGAGGAAGACAGACGAGGCCAGCGACGACGCCATGAGGAAAGCTCGAGTAGCCGGATCCAACGGTTCTCTTCCCCTGGCCCTTCTTTGGGCCCTCTTTCATCCATTTTAGTAACGAACTCCGTTAACTCAGGGACCTGTTAACGATTAAACTGTAAGCCGGGATCCGTTAGTCCTTTGTCTTTTACGACTCGTTTGGCtcgtaaaaataaaaaataaaaaataataataattatataataatttacgttcaattaattttttttaaatatataaaataaaataaattaataaaaaaaatttatttgagtctaaaattaaaaataactttCTAATTAAATTCCACTTAAAAATAACTCTTCAATTGacataaataatcaaattacCTCTACAGTTATAAACCAACACTAAAATAACACCGTGATATTAGAAAATAgtactatcttattataatataatactatcttactgtaaaataatatattttttattataatatagtactatcttattataaaataatactgtctTTTTATAATATAACactattataaaacagtactgttttattataaaatagtactgccgtattataaaacaatactgtGATATTAGAAAATAGTACTGCCTTATTATAAATCAGTACTGCGATatgtattataaaataatactgtgaTATTAGAAATTAGTACTGCGTTATTGTaaaataatactatcttattgtataACCGTATGAGGGTATAAGAGTATAACGGTTATTTTAGCTAGAAATGGAGAGTTGCTTTTAATTTATATTCGAAATGGAGAGctatttttaatttaaactcAAGTGGGGAGCTACTTTTAATTTGAAACATAAAATGAAGATTTTTGTCTAGTTTaccatataaaatatttattatatttttaataaatataacatcatatctttttatttttaaattttatataaatattaatattatattcatattaatataaaatataatattaatacgttataatataacattacatcatgataatttattatgttaacataatactaatatatattaatattttattataataaatttaataaaatagatattacatataatattatattaatataaatattatattaataaaaatattatattaatatatatatattaaaatataatatatattttaatattaatattatagttatataaatattaagataatattaatataatattatatcattatctaatatttcatcgtaactatctattaatattttataaaattttaatcataaattttaaaaaaatattttgaaaaaaaaaatcaccatttTTCATTCCATAAAAAATGTCAAAACTCATctttctcataaatttttatttttcataaaatatgaaaaaaaaaattcaaaaaaaaaatatatttttttaaaactttaatcacataatttttttttttaattttttcagaaaCTAACTCTTTCTCCCTCCATTTTTGGTCAACTAAACGGGTCAGCAGATGCTTCGTGCAGAGACTGCAAACAAGTTGCAGTCTATACCTCTATACGTAATTTTAAATATGCTCAGGGATCTGCAGatattctttcttttattttgcaagtcACTCGTTTCGATTACCACCACAGCTCACTCGTCCTATGTAGGAGGGTCCCGTTTGGTAGATGGTGACTAGCCAGCCGGTGGCTCGGTGTTGAAATTGACACCTATAGTCCTGGATCCATCCTTGATTTGATAAGGCTAAAGAAATCGAGTAATAATTAAAATAAGGAATTTATAGTTCAATTGAGAATGGATTTCATCTTTTGCTTCTCTGAGTGTGACGCTTCAATTAGCGATAGGATGAAATGGGAACTAATTTTTTTTCCCCTCTAGTTAGTTCTCTTCACGACTAGTTTTTTCCCCCCATATGCTTCATAAAATAAGAATTTAATCATAATTAATGGTATAATGGGTGATCTATCAATAATCTAGTTATCAATGTTTCTAAAATCATGCCGGACTGGCCGATTCAATTGGTTTAATTGGGAATTGATCGTCCATCCGGTCCgatctaaaatatttcaaaaaatgataAGCACTCAATCAAATCTGAAAGAATCAAATGAATCGATTAGGCTTGCTAGTCTGGTCAATAAGATAAGTAGTTTGGACCTTCCAACATGCCAGGGTTCTTCATTGGCGTCTGGACCATAAAAGAAGGCCCAAACTCGTGATTTCCCATCCAACACTTGGTACATGGCTTATTTGGCTTAATCTACGCCAAGCATTTATTGGAGAAGAACCACCGAGAAAGCAATACTCGACGACAAGATTGAAGAGAAGGTGCTGGGCAAAGACCGTTCCCACCCATCTAGGGTGTGGACCTACTGTTGCAAGAAGATGATAGCCTTGATAACTCGCTGCATGAAGCACTCAAAGATGGCTGACATGGCCCCCCTGAGGTGCCACCAAAGAAGGGGAGGGCAGTGGAGAAGTGATGGATGGAGAGGAGGGTAGTGTGGCCATGACAATCAAGGGAGCCTTTGGATAGGGTGGGGGCTGAGAGGGAGATAGGGTTGGGCTGGTGGTTGGGCCGGTGCAATAGAGGGTGAAGTAGGGGCTGGGGCCAAGGAGTGGGGACAGTAGTGGGTGGAGAGAGAAGAGGGGTTGATGGAACCGAAAGCGAAAATAGAAGAAGGGTAGAAGCAACAAGACACCTGTATTACAGTGAGTTCTTAGTttgtccatctagatctaagcaaaaaaattaaaaaccttGGATCAAGTATCTTAGCCACAGAGGCCTCATCAAGGCTTTTGTTGTTGCTTAAATCGATCGAGATCGGATGACGGACACCTGATCTTCGTGTAAAAATACTGgtgctggagtgacctgcaaaataagtttcAAACCAGATGTTGTGGCTCCGACGaggatcctccgacactcaaatcAGACAAGCAAAGAACAAAAGAGCAGTAACGGGTTCTTTGAGAGAGATTGGACTTATCTGGTCTTTGGGActctggttgtttatatagaaggatatTGGACAGCTGGGTTGTTAGTTGTAAGATCGTATGATCCTGAGGTTACCAGACCATTGAAATTGTCATAGTGGGTGAGATAATTTAGCCCTTAATCACTTCCGCGAGATTAGGAGAGACTGTTATGCCAAATCTTATCTATTTGGGATGGATAGCTATTTTACACGATGAAGGGATAAGTCGGCTGAGGCAGCTCATGCACAGGTTGGACTTTGCAGATGCCTCAACTCAGCAGGAAGATGGACTCCTTGATTCATACGGCAGCCAGCAGTCGTGTTGATGATCCGAGAGCCTAAAATTTTTTGTGATGTAGTGCCGATCCGATGTGCTCACGGTAACCACCGTAACACTACCCCCTACTCCCGAGTCTGAGAATCAGACGAAAGAAGTACTCCAAAAGTGTCTCAGATCCGATGCCATGCATTTCTGGCCTCACGCCTGTCTTCTATATTTAATATTCGTGACGTCAGCCTGATACGATCGACACGGATAGGTGTAATTTATGGGACCACTCAGACAATGGTCCCCTCGAGGTTTTCACTATTTTGCGGtggtttttcattttctttctcttttcaatTCGTGCTTTGAAGGCACGGGTATCCACAGGTCTTCTTTTGTGCTGGTTTCTCATCATGATTTCTTGAGGCAGGATGAATTTGCAATGCATGAAGAGACTTGAGCAGATTCTGGCTCGTAGAAGACAGGTTGTGGTTTCAATCGCAGAGATGAAATCCACGGTCAGAAAAGAAGAATATACTGCTCCCACCATTGAGCCCACATCCCTGCCATCGGAAGCCCTAGTGTAAgattctccagaaaaaatttcgaTCAACGGGGtatctgataaacacttaatttaagtcatctaaaacagaaaattatatttaatttattttatttattaagaatttgatgcttctttttatgttttacaggaaaggtgatcgccgatacaaagagtccgattcgcaaatcaaaaagattcaagtttgaagaaaattggacttaaaacaaaatttaaataaaagaaggatgcatacggtattatagaaaatgaagatactatgcaaggaactcaaaaaggatatagacatcattttaaagaaacaaaaatttttttttataattttctaatcaaaaaggCACGTGGCATCGGGCGCGCGGCAGCGGGCGTGCGGCATGGTGGGTTCGTGGGGACAGATGGACGTtcatgatagcagatggatctgaaaattaaagaaaaaaagataatacttggaaatacttcaagaggaagaatttgtattttctttatctgcttgtgatctttccatctcatccattcatcttttaatccttagtattttctttagtcctacatctgaaaaccatgtaaaaatCCTCCCtcttaacacctataaaaaggctcttgtactcccatttgagggggagcccagaaattcttct
Protein-coding regions in this window:
- the LOC105059920 gene encoding uncharacterized protein ycf36 isoform X1; its protein translation is MASSLASSVFLCPLANPKFPSPSPNPNPNPRRRRKRSSSQSRFSPISACSASSFRNGTPPETECPVPLEQQPVNEYQALSTSFPFSWAAADLQDYCSRLALTGVSFALFVGLPVAAFGTRAVTDPEVDGLRCALGSVFTGLLAVTLAVVRMYLGWAYVGNRLLSATVEYEETGWYDGQIWVKTPEVLARDRLLGSFSVKPLLSRVKLTLVGLAVSLVACVFLFINIENPRNPAEDAGERAVAGVYNDASARSFEPDAFCGEPDLS
- the LOC105059920 gene encoding uncharacterized protein ycf36 isoform X2, with amino-acid sequence MASSLASSVFLCPLANPKFPSPSPNPNPNPRRRRKRSSSQSRFSPISACSASSFRNGTPPETECPVPLEQQPVNEYQALSTSFPFSWAAADLQDYCSRLALTGVSFALFVGLPVAAFGTRAVTDPEVDGLRCALGSVFTGLLAVTLAVVRMYLGWAYVGNRLLSATVEYEETGWYDGQIWVKTPEVLARDRLLGSFSYCY